The stretch of DNA ACCCAGCAGGCGGCTGCGCACATGAGCGCGAATAAATCCGGCCACATCGTCAACATCACCGCCGCCATTGCGATGCAGCCGAACGTCAAAGTGCCGGCGCTGCTGCCGGTGCTGATCAAAGGCGGCCTGAACAACGCCACCCGTGCGCTGGCGATTGAACTGGCGGCGTCCAACATCAAGGTCAACGCAGTGGCGCCCGGCATCATTGCCACGCCGATGCACAGCCAGGACGACGCTACCCAGGCGTTCTACCGCACCCTGGCGCCAACCGGCCAGACCGGCGTGACGCAGGATGTGGTCAACGCTGTGCTGTACCTGACCGAATCCAACTTCACAACCGGCACCATTTTGCCGGTCGATGGCGGCGGCAGCGCCGGCACCTGGTAATCATTCAAGGAGAATCACCATGCCATACGTAAATATCCGCGTCACCAATGAAGGCGTGTCGGCCGCGCAGAAGCAGCAACTGATCGAAGGCGCGACCGACCTGCTGCAACGCGTGCTGAACAAGGACCCGGCCACAACCTTCGTTATCATCGACGAAGTGGAGACCGACAACTGGGGCGTCAATCGCGAAAACATCACCACGCGCCGACAACGCGAGAAAGCGACCAAATGAAGCTTCTGTACGTGGGCGATCCCATGTGCTCGTGGTGCTATGGCTTCGGCAAGGAAATGACCGCGCTGATGACCCTGCACCCCGGGCTGGAACTGGAGATCATCGTCGGCGGCGTGCGCGCCGGCGCCACCGACCTGCTGGACCAGGCGGGCAAGGAGTTCCGCCTTGGCCACTGGGAGCGGGTGGAGGCGCAGAGCGGTTTGCCGTTCAACCGAGCGGCGCTGATGGCGCGCGAGAACTTCGTCTACGACACCGAACCGATCTGCCGCGCGGTCGTCACGGGGCGCAAGCTGGCGCCGGCGGCCGATCTGCTGGCCGTGTTCCGCGCCTTGCAGCAGGCCTTCTACGTGGAGGGGCTGGACACCACCGACGGCCGCGTGCTGTCGGCGGTGGTGGCGGCGCAGCTGCAACTGGATGTCGGCGCCGTGCTGGGCATGTGGCAGCACGCCGACACCATCGCCCAAACCCAAGCCGACTTCAGCCGCGCTCGCGCGCTGGGTGTGCGCAGCTTCCCGGCGCTGCTGTTGGACAAAGGCGGTGAGATCGTCGAAGTCAGCGGCGGGTATGCGAAGGTGGAGCAGCTAAACCATCGGCTGCGTCAGATAATGGCGGTCTGAAAAGAACGATTAATGCGTGGAGAGGCTGTGCGCTGGCAAGCGCGCAGCCGAGAAGGTAGGTCACAGTGAAGCCAAGTCGTCATAAAGCCTGCGCCTCTTCGTCGGCCAGATGATATTCTTGGTCATGGTAATTAGTTCTATCGGTGGGTCATGCAATTGAACGATAGTGCCAGGGCATAAGGAGCGGTGAAACATCGGTTCCAGTAAAATCAAAGTGGTTTTGTCCGAAACCGGCCAGAAGCCGCCGGTCATCAGCGGCGTTTTTATATAAATTTGTAGGAAAAGAGATGAAGCGGGTTCTGCCCCATATTGAAATCGGACTGCACAACGATGAGCATGTCGTCGTCGTTGTGGGCGATTATGAGTTGGCTGACTTCATCGAAGACTACCTATGCGAGGAATGCGACTTACCCTACGATTACCGGACTACAGTCGAACGGCTTGGAGGAGAAATTATCACCTTACATTTCCCTGCATCGGCGTTATTGCAGGAAATTAGAGATAGCCTTACCAAGTTGTCCTCAGACGAAATTGAGGACATCTATCGCCTCAACAACTAAGCTTGAACATGGCGCGTAACGGCCAAAAGCGGTCCGTCAAAAACGAAAGACAATTAATGCTGAGCCTGGAAGATAAAAAGTGGCGAGAGCTTCACGGTGGCTACAGAGTTCCATACGATGTGTCGGTAGCATTGCGGTCGATGCGAGAAGGAATCGATGTATGGGATGAACTGTGGAATGAGCTTCACCATCAAGGTGACGTGATATGGCCTCTTACGCGGCAGTGCCTCAGTTGGTGGGTATCGTAAGTAAGGCACAGGGCGCGATTGGAATTTTTACGGATTACTGGCGACCATCGAGGTAGCGCGCCATCGGGAAGGTAATCCGCCAGTACCCGATTGGTTGAAAGCCGATTACGATGGTGCGTGGGCACAAGCAGCCGCCTTAGCTTTGGCTGACATCGGTTCAAAAATCGACAGTCCAACTACGAGAGCCATTCTCAGTGTGCTCGCTCTGACAAGGGGCGAGTTAAAACTCGGAGCCATGCTTTCCGGCCTGGATGAATCCGAACTAGATGAATGGCTTGACGAACGACTGGCTTGGTCCGAATTGTATGAATAATTCGGCTCTCGGCCATTAGCGGCCCGCCACGCCGAGCGATTGATTTTTAGGAGTTGTGTTGAATCTGTTCATTCGTGCGTATGCCAGTTGTGGCAGTTTGGAAAACGCTAAAGAAATCTCCGATGCAATTCGACTGGTGTTGTTTCAGTTTGACCCGGTAGATTTTTCAGAACCGAAGCCATATTGGAAAATGCCTGAGCTTTTCGAATTCTCGTTCAACCTTAGCCCAGCGAGCGAGACTTCGTTTCTTGAGGTAATTAAGTCATGTGGCGCAGGCTGGCTACACCTTGGGAATGGGCAAGATAGGTCTTCGGTATGGAATCGAGTAGAAGGCTATTCTTTCTTAACGCCGTCCGTCGCCTGGGCTGAGCTGGCACTAATTCCGTAATCGGCCAAAAGCGGAATGTCGTGCTTAATCGAGAATCGATACTTTATTCATCAATTCCAGCGTTATGAAGAACCGCCTTGCTCAGCTCATATTTTTAGCTTTCTTTCAAAGCACTGCGTTAGCGCAAAGCTCACTTGAGCCATGTCGAAAAGATTTCATTGATGCCTACCATGTCGGCGTCAACAAAGTCATTGATGATGCTGTTGCCGTACCTTCTTCACTTCAGCTAACGACTTTTCCATCATTTCAGGCTGAATCTGGGTTGCGGTTAGTCGCATCCAAGGTCTACTTTGTGGAGTTTCAAACATCGTTCTGGGGCGATTCGTATGTGGTTGACCGTAAAGGGAATGGCCGCATGGACTTTACCAAGCCCAGAACGGTGGCGAAATCAAGAAGCGCTCCATTAAGCTCAGATACAGCGCAACGTATTGGGCGTGCGTACTCAAAAGCTATTACTGAAGCAACACAATCGGGCAGGATGGGATTGGATGGGACCGCTTACGTGCTTTCGACGGGGAAGGGAGATTGCGCGTGGGCTTGGTCTCCGGAGCCGAATTCTCAGAATGGGCAATTAATCGAGTTGATGCGAAGATTGGAGACGCACACCAAATTCTCGTCTTTAATTGATTTACAAAGAAGTGAAAAGTCTATCATTCAACTTCTCAACACCATCGAGAGAGTGGGAAAATAATCTGCGTACTTCCGCTAAGGGGCGAAATCAGCCTCTCACAGAATGGCGCAGGCCAGGGAATTAACTGCCATTGTCAACCCCAGCCCCTAACCTTGCGCAATGTTGTTCTCGATTAGCCGCACAGCTTGCTTCGCGCCTTCATGAAAAATCGCGTGCTATCGGCCAGCAAAACACCAGCTGGTGGGCGCAGCCCTTACGACTTCGCCGCCGCCTCCCTGGCGCGCTGGCGTAGCGTGGTGACGGCGGTGCCGCCGACGCCCCAGTTGTCGGTCTCCACTTCGTCGATGATGACGAAAGTGGTGGCTGGATTCTTGTTCAGCACTTTTTGCAGCAAATCGGTCACGCCCTGAATCAGTTCCTGCTTCTGCTCGGCGGTAGCGCCTTCATTGGTGATGCGGATATTTACGAATGGCATAGCTTTTCTCCTTGGTTAAAATTGGTCGACAGGGCCAGCAGCGCACCGCCGAGCAGCAGGGCGGTCGATACGCCGAGCGCGATTTCGATACCCGACAGGATAGCAGCCGTAGCCGTCGCCGCCACCAGCGCGCCGTAGACCGCCACCCCCATCGCGCCGCCGACCTGGCGCGCCGTGTTCAATACTGCCGACGCCGTGCCGGCCTGATGCTTTTCAACCGAGCCGAGAATGGCGGTCGTCATGGCCGGCACCGCCAGTCCCATGCCGGCCGGGATCAGTGCCAGCCCCGGCAGCATGGCCCAGAAACTGGCCGAAGTGGAAATCCCAAATACGCCCAGCAATGCATAGCCGCTGGCGCCGAGCACGCCACCGATGATCATTGGCAGCCGCGAACCGACCCGCGATTGCAACCAGCCGCTGGCGATATTGGCGAACAAAAAAGTGCCGGTCAGCGGCAGGAAAATCAGGCCGGCATGCAGCACCGAAAAGCCGCGCACCTGTTGCAGGTAGAAGCTCAGCACGAAGATGATGCCGTAGTAGGCAAAGTTGACGAACACGCCGAACAGTACCGCCGGCGAAAAACCGGTCAGCTTAAACAGCTGCAAGGGCAGCATCGGCGCCGCGCTGCGCGCTTCGACCCGGACGAACAGTACGGCCGCCGCCAGCGCCACGGCGAACGCGCCCAGCACGGCCGGATGCGTCAGGCCCAGTGCATGCACTTCGATCACCGCGCCAATAAAGGCGGTCAGCGCGATCACCGCCAGCAACTGGCCGGGAATGTCGAAATGGCGGGCCGGGCCATTGTGGCGAATGACCGGCACCACCCGCAAGGTCAGCCAGAAGCCGATCAGGCAAATCGGGATATTCACCCAGAAGATGCTGCGCCAGCCGAAGGCCGACATCAGGATGCCGCCCAACACCGGCCCGGCGGCGATCGAGACGCCACCGGCGGCGGTCCACCAGGCGATGGCCTGGGCCAGCAGCTTGCGCTCATGCGCATAGACGGCGTTGAGGATGGACAGCGAACTCGGTACCAGCAGCGCGGCGCCGACGCCTTGCACCGCGCGCGCCAGGTTGAGCGCCAGCGCGCCGGGCGCCATGGCGCAGGCCAGCGATGCGGCGGTGAACAGGGCGAAGCCGGTCAGGAACACGCTGCGCGAGCCGAAACGGTCGCCCATGGCGCCGGCCGACAGCAGGAACACGGCAAAGCCCAGCGTGTAGGCGTCTACCACCCATTGCAGCTGGCTGACACCGGCATGCAGTTCGCGACCGATTTCCGGCAACGCTACGTTGACGATGGTGACGTCCAGCTGGACGATGATGAAGGCAAAGCTGCAAGCGAGCAGGATGGCCAGTGAGGGCGTGGGTTTCATGATGGTGCTCCAGAGGTCGATATTGCCAATATAGACCTGATTGCGCATCATTAAAAATGAATTATACTGAACTAGTAATTCGCTTATTGAGAATGATATGGAGCTTTCATCCCTGCGCATCTTTAAAACCGTGGCCGAGGAGGGCGGCGTGACGCAGGCTGCCGCCCGGCTCAACCGCGTGCAATCCAACGTCTCGGCCAGGCTGACGCAGCTGGAGGAATCGCTGGGCGTCAGCCTGTTCCACCGCTCCGGGCGGCGCATGCTGATCACCGAGGACGGCGCGCGGCTGCTGGCCTACACCGAGCGGCTGCTGCAACTGGCGGACGAGGCGCAGGAAGCCATGCGCGGCGACCGCCAGCCATCCGGCCAATTGCGCATCGGCTCGATGGAAACCACCGCCGCCGCGCGATTGCCGCTGGTGCTGGGGCAGTTTCACCGCCAGTATCCGCAGGTGGACCTGGTGCTGGATACCGGCCCCACCGATTATCTGCTGCAGGCGGTGCTGAATCACAAGGTGGATGTGGCACTGGTAGCGGCCCCGGTCGAGCGGCCTGAACTGGTGCAGTTGCCGGTGTTTGACGAGGAATTGGTCTTGCTGACCGACAGCCTGCACGGCCCGGTGACGTCGCCGGCCGATGTGGCCAAGCGTACGCTGCTGGGATTTCGCAGTGGCTGTTCCTACCGTCGGCGGCTGGAACGCTGGTTTGCAGAAGGCGGCGTGTCGCCGGCGCGGATTTCGGAGTTTGGGACGTTCGAGGCGATTATCGGCTGCGTGGCGGCCGGGATGGGCGTGGCGATGATGCCGAAGGAAGTGCTGAAGCAGCGCGAACTGGCGAAATCCGTGCGCGTGCACGCATTGCCGGACGACGTCGCGCGCGTCCAGACCATGCTGGTCTGGCGCCGCGACATCGCCCAACACGCCGCCCGCGATGCATTCGCGGCGGCGTTTGCTACCCCGAACGAAAGGGTCTGACCCCGTACGGGGTCAGACCCTGTGCCGCAGCGCTGTGCGGGTTCGGGAACAGCGATCGCTTAGCGGTTAGCCGGCGGAGTCGCTGGTGGCGGTTCGGTGGTGGACGGTGGCGTGGTCGCTGCCGGCGGTGCGTTCGGATCTGGCTGGGTAGCCGTGCCGCCTTCCGTGGTCGGCGTGTTGGTCACCGGCGGCGTAGCTGGTGCCGGAGTGGCCGCTGGAGCTGGGGTCGCTTCCGGCACCGGTGGCGGCACGTCAGCGTCTTTTTTCTTGCAGCCGCCCAATACGGCAGCGGTAACGAGCAGGGCACAAGCAAACTTACCAGTAAGATGGAACTGTTTCATGGTGGACTCCTGTTAGTGGGTGATTGCCATCTTAGCCATTCGCGCGGCCGAGTCGTATCGGCGTGACTGCACTGCGTTTGTAGGACAACTGCCCGTCTTATGCCCAAGCTACCTATACGGATGGATACTGCCAGCCGCCGAAAGGGCAAGGTATGATGGCAACCGAACCATCGAATAGCCCAATACATGAACCGAGAGACACTATGAGCGTGCGGCCTGCACTGATTTGCGTCGTGGACGACGATGACGGCGTGCGCCAGGCACTGGACAACCTGCTGACTTCCGCCGACTACATTCCGCTGTGCTTCGAATCGGGCGAGGCGTGCCTGTCCTATGCGCGGCTGGGCGACATCGACTTCGCGGTGGTGGACATCAAGCTGGGCGGCATGAGCGGCTTCGAACTGCAAGCCAGCCTGAATGCGCTCGACCTGAACCTGCCGCTGGTGTTCATCAGCGGCCACGCCGACCAGGCGATGGAGCAGCTGGCGCTGCGTGCCGGCGCCATCGCGCTGCTGCACAAGCCGATCGATGTCGACCGCCTGCTGGCGCTGATCGAACAAACGCTGTCCGGGCGCGACGGCGCATGAACCTGGACGACTACACGTTCCAACCTCTCTATCAGGATGGCGTGCTGGCCACCTTGCGTGGCCATTTAACCGCCGGCCACGGCGCAATCCTGATCACCACCGCCGCCTCCGAGCGCGACGCCGCTGAAGCAGCCCTGTACCTCAACAACGAATACGCGCTGCGCGAACGCCTGTTGCCGGCGTGGTCGCGCGCGCCGCAAGGGCTGGCGTGGCACAACGGCGTGATGGCGCTGATTTATCCCGATGCCGGCGACACGCCGCTGTCGCAACGCGCTGCCGGTCCGCTGGCGCCGGACGCTTTCCTGGCGCTGGCGCTGAGCATCTGCGGCGCGCTGCGCGGCCTGCACGACGCCGGCCTGCTGCACCAGAATATCAAGCCCGCCAACATCCTGACCGACAGCGCCGGCCATTGCCGCCTGACCGGCTTTGGCGTGGCCCGCGTCGGCGCTGCCCATGCACGCGCCGCGCAGGCGGACGTGGTGCGCGGCACGCCGGCGTATATGTCGCCCGAGCAGACCGGCCGCACGCAACTGGGCATCGACGCCCGTAGCGACCTGTACTCGCTCGGCGTGACCTTGTACGAACTGCTGACCGGACGTTTGCCATTCATGGTCAACGCCAGCGCGGCGGCGGGCGAGTGGATGCATGCGCACCTGGCGTCCGAGCCGGCGCCGCCGCACCGAGAACATGCGGCCATGCCGGTAATGCAGTCCAAGGTGGTGCTCAAGCTGTTGGCCAAGCAGCCGGGCGAGCGCTATCAAAGCGCGGCGGCGCTGGAGGCGGATTTGCGGCGCTGCCAGGACGCATGGCGCGAACGGGGCCAGATTGCGCAATTCCCGCTGGGGCAGGGCGGCGCGCCGGCGCTGCGTTTTCCGGCGCGTCTGTATAGCCGCGACGACGCCATGGCCGCACTGCTGGCCGCCTGGCAGCAGGTGGCGTCCGACGGCAAGGAAGTGCTGGCGCTGGTGCACGGTCCTTCCGGCGTCGGCAAGTCGGCGCTGGTGGCGCAGTTTCTGCGCGACCCGCAACTGCGCACCGCCTTGGTCGCCAGCGCCAAGGTCGACCAGTTTGGTGGCGCCGCGCCGTATGCCGCGCTATCGGCTGCCTTGCGCACGCTGGTGCGCCGCATTCTTGGACAGAGCGCGCAGGAAGTCGCGTTCTGGCGCCAGCGCGTGCAGCAAGTGCTGGCTGACGACGCCGAACTGGCGATCGCACTGGTGCCGGAGCTGGCGCTGCTGGCCGGCGATGTCGCCCACGCTACCACGCCCGCCGCGCCTGAATCGCCGTCGCGTTTGACGATGACGGTGTTCCGGCTGTTGCAATTGTTCGCCGTGCGCGAACGGCCGCTGATTCTGATGATCGACGATGTGCAGTGGCTTGATGCGGCCAGCCTGCAAGTGCTGGAACAATTGCTGGAACAGGCCAGCGGCCTGCCGTTGCTGCTGCTGTTGACCAGCCGCGCAGCTGACGGCGATGCGCTGCCGCCAGCTGCGGCGCATCTGCGCGCCCGTGCACAGCAGGCGGTGGAGATCGCGCTGCCGGCGCTGACGCCAGTGGCGCTGCAAACCATGCTGGCCGAGGCCATGTCCGCCGACCCGATGCAGATCACCGAACTGGCGGCGCTGGTGTATCAGAAAACCGCCGGCAATCCTTATTTCGTCCAGCAGTTCGTGCAGACCGCCGTCGATGAAGGCTTGGTGGCGCGTGATGCGGCCAGTGGCGAGTGGCGTTTCCGCTTGTCGGAAGTCGGCGCGCTGCGCTATACCGACAACCTTGCCGACATCGCGCTGGGCCGGCTGGCGCGGCTGCCGTCGCCGACTCGTCGCATGCTGGGCGCCTTGGCCTGCATGGGCCGCAGTGGCAGCACCGTGCTGCTGCGCGCTTTGTACGAACTGGAAGAGCGCGAGATTGACAGTCTGCTTACGGTAGCGGTGGAGGCCGACGTGCTGTTGGCTGACGCCGACGGCTACGTCTTTACCCACGACCGCTTGCAGGAAGCCGCCTACGCCGAGCTGGATGGCGAAGCGCGCCACCGCCTGCATGCCCGCCTGGCGCGCCTGATGGCCAGCGCCGCGCTGGAGAATGCACGCGACGACTTGCTGTTCGGCGCCATGGACCATCTGCAAAAAGCCGTGCACCTGGTGCCGGCCGAAGAGCGGCAGGAGATGGCTGCCATCGGCCTGATGGCAGGCCGCAAAGCCCGCCGCGCCTGTGCCTACCTTCCGGCGCTGTCCTACCTCAGCATGGCGCGCAGCCTGCTGGATGCTGGCGACGACAGCGCAGCTGAGCGGCTGGCCTTCGACCTGGCGCTGGAGCAGGCCAGTTGCTATTTCTTTAGCGGTAACCTGGATGCTGCCGCTGCGATGGTGCCGGCCCTGCGCACTGGCCCGTCGGCGCCGCGTGTGCAAGGCCAGGTGCTGCGGCTGGCGGCCGATATCGCCACCCGGCGCGGCGACTACGCGCTGGCTGTCAGTCTGATTCTGGAAGGACTGCGTGCCTTCGGCATTGAGATGGCCGCCGCTCCATCCGACGCCGAATGCGAGCGCGCATACGCCGCGTTGCGCGCCAGCCTGCAAGGCGATTGGCGCGGCTTGCTGCGCGGCTTGCCGCAACAAACCGATCCCGATACCGCCGTGGTGATGGCGCTGTTATCCAGCCTGCTGGCGCCGGCCACCTTCACCTCGCAATCGCTGCTGTTCCTGCACCTGTGCGCCACGCTGCAAGTGAGCCTGGAACACGGCATGAGCGGCGAAACGGCGGTAGCGCTGGCGTGGTTCGGCGTGCAGGTCTGTCATCGCTACGGCCACAATGAAGACGGCTTTGAGTACGGCATAGCGGCCCGCGCGCTGGTCGAACAGCACAGCTACCGCGCCTACGCCGGCTTCGTGCTGCTGGGCCTCGACCAGCTCAGCGTGTGGACCCAGCCGCTCGGTTTTGCGCTCGATTGCGCGCAAGCCGGTTACGACGCCGCGCTGGCCGTCGGCGACCTGACCACGGCGGCCTTCGAAGCCTGCCACCGCACCTGCATGATGCTGACGCGCGGCGACAAGCTCGATACCCTGTCCGGCGAAATCGCCCGCGCCCGTGCCTTCGTCGGCAAAATCGAATTCCGCGATGTCGAAGGCATCCTGCAAGTGCAGCAGGACTTCGTCGATCACCTGCGCGGCGTCAGCGGCGAAGGCGTGCTGCAACCGCCGGCCGGCGCCGACAGCATGGCCACGCTGCGCTTCTGGCATTGGCTGTACCTGGCCATGGCGGCCTTCCTGGAAAACGACATCGCCAAGGCGCGCGCCAGCCTGGCCGAAGCGGCGCAGCTGGCATGGTCCGCGCCTGGCCACCTGCACCTGATGGAGTTCCACCTGTTCAGCGTATTGAGCCTGTGCGCCGAGCCGGTAGACAATGATGCGCTAGACGCGCAGGTCGCCGCCCACCTGGCGCCACTGGCCGCATGGGCCGAGTCCAATGCGGCCACCTTTGCCGACAAATACGCGCTGGCGCAAGCCGCCATCCGCCAGCGACAGGGCGACGCCTTCGGGGCCCTGGCGCTGTACGACCAGGCCATCCGCCACGCCCACGCGCAAGGCTTTGAACATTGCGCCGCCGTCGCCCACGAACTGGCCGCCGCTTTGTGCCGGCAGCACGGCCACGTCACCGGCGCACAGGCGCATCGGCTGGCCGCCATCGAATCCTACCGGCGCTGGGGCGCGCTGCGCAAAGTGGCCGAGCTACAGGGACAGGAACGCGCGCCGCGCGCGCCAGGGCAGGGCGCCGGCGTCGCCGCGCAGGACACCATCTCCATCGTCGAAACAGCGGAGATCCGCAACATCGACAGCGTGATCCGCGCCGTGCGCGCACTGTCGGAAGAAATCCAGACCGCGCCGCTGGTGCGCACGCTGATGACCATCGCGCTGGAACACGCCGGCGCCCAGCGTGGCCTGCTGATACGCATGGATGGCGAAACGCCGCTGATGGAAGCCAGCGCCGTGCTGGGCGAACATGGCATCCAGATCGACTTGCGCCAGGCCGCGCCGGGCGAACTCGATCTGCCGCTCACCATGCTGCACACCGCCATGCGCACCCTCAAGCCGGTCGGCGTGGCCGGTGCACCGCGTGCCGCGCCGTGGGACAGCGACGCCTATCTGCTGTGCTATCCGCGTTGCAGCGCCATCTGCATCCCGATGCTGAAGCAGGCGCGCCTGGTCGGCATGCTGTACCTGGAAAACCGGCTGGCATCGGCCGCCTTCACCAGCGAGCAGGCCGCGGTGCTGTCGCTGCTGGCGGCGCAGGCGGCGGTGTCGCTGGAGACGGCCGGCTTGTACGCCGAACTGCTGGACGAAAACCAGCAGCGGCGCCAGGCCGAGAAAGCGCTGCGCGAAAGCCGCGCCACGCTGCTGCTGGGGGAACAGATCAACCGCAGTGGCAGCTGGACCTGGGACCTGGACCGCGCCATGCTCAATTGCTCGCCGGAGTTCTGCCGCATCTTCGGCTTCGATCCGGCGCAGCCGCAGGTCAGCCTGGCGGCCTTTATCGAACGGGTGCACCCGGACGACCGCGAACGCGTCACGCGCGCGCTGGACCGCGGCATCGAACACCGCCATGCACTGCGCGTCGACTACCGCCTGCTGGACGCCGACGGCAAGGTGCGCTACCTGACCGGCGCCGGCGAACCGTTTGGCGTCAACGACAACGCCGTCTACGTCGGCACCACGGTGGACGTGACGGCGCGCCGCGCGGCGGAAGACTCGCTGCGCCAGACACAGGCCGAACTGGCCCGCGTGGCGCGCGTGACCACGGTCGGCCAACTGACGTCCTCGATCGC from Duganella dendranthematis encodes:
- a CDS encoding SDR family NAD(P)-dependent oxidoreductase, giving the protein MNKTVIVTGASSGIGFAVAEAYLQRGYNVVGNARTIDRLKQASDKLGNPANFLLVPGDIALPATAKALFERAVAAFGKVDILINNAGIFIAKPTTDYTEQELDELLNTNLKGVFFPTQQAAAHMSANKSGHIVNITAAIAMQPNVKVPALLPVLIKGGLNNATRALAIELAASNIKVNAVAPGIIATPMHSQDDATQAFYRTLAPTGQTGVTQDVVNAVLYLTESNFTTGTILPVDGGGSAGTW
- a CDS encoding 2-hydroxymuconate tautomerase family protein; the protein is MPYVNIRVTNEGVSAAQKQQLIEGATDLLQRVLNKDPATTFVIIDEVETDNWGVNRENITTRRQREKATK
- a CDS encoding DsbA family protein, producing the protein MKLLYVGDPMCSWCYGFGKEMTALMTLHPGLELEIIVGGVRAGATDLLDQAGKEFRLGHWERVEAQSGLPFNRAALMARENFVYDTEPICRAVVTGRKLAPAADLLAVFRALQQAFYVEGLDTTDGRVLSAVVAAQLQLDVGAVLGMWQHADTIAQTQADFSRARALGVRSFPALLLDKGGEIVEVSGGYAKVEQLNHRLRQIMAV
- a CDS encoding 2-hydroxymuconate tautomerase family protein; translated protein: MPFVNIRITNEGATAEQKQELIQGVTDLLQKVLNKNPATTFVIIDEVETDNWGVGGTAVTTLRQRAREAAAKS
- a CDS encoding MFS transporter, translated to MKPTPSLAILLACSFAFIIVQLDVTIVNVALPEIGRELHAGVSQLQWVVDAYTLGFAVFLLSAGAMGDRFGSRSVFLTGFALFTAASLACAMAPGALALNLARAVQGVGAALLVPSSLSILNAVYAHERKLLAQAIAWWTAAGGVSIAAGPVLGGILMSAFGWRSIFWVNIPICLIGFWLTLRVVPVIRHNGPARHFDIPGQLLAVIALTAFIGAVIEVHALGLTHPAVLGAFAVALAAAVLFVRVEARSAAPMLPLQLFKLTGFSPAVLFGVFVNFAYYGIIFVLSFYLQQVRGFSVLHAGLIFLPLTGTFLFANIASGWLQSRVGSRLPMIIGGVLGASGYALLGVFGISTSASFWAMLPGLALIPAGMGLAVPAMTTAILGSVEKHQAGTASAVLNTARQVGGAMGVAVYGALVAATATAAILSGIEIALGVSTALLLGGALLALSTNFNQGEKLCHS
- a CDS encoding LysR family transcriptional regulator, which produces MELSSLRIFKTVAEEGGVTQAAARLNRVQSNVSARLTQLEESLGVSLFHRSGRRMLITEDGARLLAYTERLLQLADEAQEAMRGDRQPSGQLRIGSMETTAAARLPLVLGQFHRQYPQVDLVLDTGPTDYLLQAVLNHKVDVALVAAPVERPELVQLPVFDEELVLLTDSLHGPVTSPADVAKRTLLGFRSGCSYRRRLERWFAEGGVSPARISEFGTFEAIIGCVAAGMGVAMMPKEVLKQRELAKSVRVHALPDDVARVQTMLVWRRDIAQHAARDAFAAAFATPNERV
- a CDS encoding response regulator transcription factor, whose protein sequence is MSVRPALICVVDDDDGVRQALDNLLTSADYIPLCFESGEACLSYARLGDIDFAVVDIKLGGMSGFELQASLNALDLNLPLVFISGHADQAMEQLALRAGAIALLHKPIDVDRLLALIEQTLSGRDGA
- a CDS encoding trifunctional serine/threonine-protein kinase/ATP-binding protein/sensor histidine kinase, which translates into the protein MNLDDYTFQPLYQDGVLATLRGHLTAGHGAILITTAASERDAAEAALYLNNEYALRERLLPAWSRAPQGLAWHNGVMALIYPDAGDTPLSQRAAGPLAPDAFLALALSICGALRGLHDAGLLHQNIKPANILTDSAGHCRLTGFGVARVGAAHARAAQADVVRGTPAYMSPEQTGRTQLGIDARSDLYSLGVTLYELLTGRLPFMVNASAAAGEWMHAHLASEPAPPHREHAAMPVMQSKVVLKLLAKQPGERYQSAAALEADLRRCQDAWRERGQIAQFPLGQGGAPALRFPARLYSRDDAMAALLAAWQQVASDGKEVLALVHGPSGVGKSALVAQFLRDPQLRTALVASAKVDQFGGAAPYAALSAALRTLVRRILGQSAQEVAFWRQRVQQVLADDAELAIALVPELALLAGDVAHATTPAAPESPSRLTMTVFRLLQLFAVRERPLILMIDDVQWLDAASLQVLEQLLEQASGLPLLLLLTSRAADGDALPPAAAHLRARAQQAVEIALPALTPVALQTMLAEAMSADPMQITELAALVYQKTAGNPYFVQQFVQTAVDEGLVARDAASGEWRFRLSEVGALRYTDNLADIALGRLARLPSPTRRMLGALACMGRSGSTVLLRALYELEEREIDSLLTVAVEADVLLADADGYVFTHDRLQEAAYAELDGEARHRLHARLARLMASAALENARDDLLFGAMDHLQKAVHLVPAEERQEMAAIGLMAGRKARRACAYLPALSYLSMARSLLDAGDDSAAERLAFDLALEQASCYFFSGNLDAAAAMVPALRTGPSAPRVQGQVLRLAADIATRRGDYALAVSLILEGLRAFGIEMAAAPSDAECERAYAALRASLQGDWRGLLRGLPQQTDPDTAVVMALLSSLLAPATFTSQSLLFLHLCATLQVSLEHGMSGETAVALAWFGVQVCHRYGHNEDGFEYGIAARALVEQHSYRAYAGFVLLGLDQLSVWTQPLGFALDCAQAGYDAALAVGDLTTAAFEACHRTCMMLTRGDKLDTLSGEIARARAFVGKIEFRDVEGILQVQQDFVDHLRGVSGEGVLQPPAGADSMATLRFWHWLYLAMAAFLENDIAKARASLAEAAQLAWSAPGHLHLMEFHLFSVLSLCAEPVDNDALDAQVAAHLAPLAAWAESNAATFADKYALAQAAIRQRQGDAFGALALYDQAIRHAHAQGFEHCAAVAHELAAALCRQHGHVTGAQAHRLAAIESYRRWGALRKVAELQGQERAPRAPGQGAGVAAQDTISIVETAEIRNIDSVIRAVRALSEEIQTAPLVRTLMTIALEHAGAQRGLLIRMDGETPLMEASAVLGEHGIQIDLRQAAPGELDLPLTMLHTAMRTLKPVGVAGAPRAAPWDSDAYLLCYPRCSAICIPMLKQARLVGMLYLENRLASAAFTSEQAAVLSLLAAQAAVSLETAGLYAELLDENQQRRQAEKALRESRATLLLGEQINRSGSWTWDLDRAMLNCSPEFCRIFGFDPAQPQVSLAAFIERVHPDDRERVTRALDRGIEHRHALRVDYRLLDADGKVRYLTGAGEPFGVNDNAVYVGTTVDVTARRAAEDSLRQTQAELARVARVTTVGQLTSSIAHEINQPLMSISSNAGASLRWLERDPPQLDRVRAGLQEIAAQSQRAGGIIRGLRALTRKAPQESAPFDLHATIRHIIGISRAELERQNVAVTLALNAASGWVDGDTVQLQQVLLNVVVNALDAMSEVQDRPRSLAITTSTQDGQLAVRVDDSGSGLDEEGAAQMFEAYFTTKQDGMGMGLAICRSIMEAHGGTISAQPRQPHGCSVLFRLPERV